The Cucumis melo cultivar AY chromosome 9, USDA_Cmelo_AY_1.0, whole genome shotgun sequence genome includes the window GATATCGATTACAACATATACCTTTCCAATTTACTAAACTTCTCTTTGATAAATTTACAAAGATAGTAAAGTGTATCAAGACTATCAAATCTTGAAGATGTATTGTTTAGTTTTAAGTATAATATGCATAGATGTACTACATGCAACAAATAAATATCAATTATTCTTATTATCTCCGAGTGATTAAAAGGAAACCTAAATATTTCattcatatttatatatatatatatataaatgggTAAAAGAATAATCATCTCTTCATTGGAAGTAATCTGTGATATCcaaataatatcatatttaaaaggttaaaataaaaactatgatCTCTTCGAGAGATACGAATAATTTAACAAAGTTTTCTTTCATACATCGCTCTCTTTTTCATCGTTAAggattttactttttttaaatagactcttaatgtataacaaatacaagattattgtatcttttccaaacatatttggaaaataaaattcttGTATAAATATGTATGGTTTTAATCAAATAAAACTTCTTCTCTATTAATATAATTTCGATCTTActaaatattgtaacattcacttcagggaatgttattaaattatttgatcgaaatttaccatatatatatatatattttatagaaacatatgctgaatatataatataatgtctcaaactttctctctcaaattgttattgtacgaGCAAAGATGTTTTGATATGTGCAACTACTGGTGCACGACAAAAACAATGAGCACTAACTGATTTATGCAACTTCAGGTGCATTAAATCAACATTGAGTTTAAGAAGTAATTAACTATTATACATAGCTTTCATAAACTTTGTCACAAGtgaatttaatcaaatatatataatcattaCATATAAAATTTGTAAGACTAAAAAAGTTCACAtgagaataatttaaatattcaacaatCAAATAAGTTTTGGTTTAAGCatgacaaaaaaataaaattaaagataatattgaatacttattctcatatttgaaaaataaaaaaaaatattatcacAATTTTTGTTAAGAATAATACAATTcaattaagaaaacaaatatcCTAACTTTactttctatatatataacaagCATATTTAAAGATATAGAAATATAAACTTATTAGAAAACGTCtcaattaaatatttcaaatataagaattatatttaaaaataaggcaTGGTTTACCACCTTAATCTAAAtaacattataacatttataacatacatctaaaatgatatagcatatttgacaaatctataagatttaaccaaaaaaattaaagttaagaAATACTTTAtattcaatatattttctattttggatCACTCAAAACAAGGTTATTTAAGTTTcttaaacataaattttatccttcaacaaatatgaaaattatctatggtctaaaatagtaaccacacaaatatatacatatacttcaaatagaatttaaatttgaatatatatatatttatccaACACACATGTCATAAGATACATATCTCATGCACCCAAAATTTAACATAAAAAAGTTTTACCATAAAATGTCTTACATAActtgaaaccaaattaaaaatcGTTTTTCATTAAATCTATGCAATTGcaaaattttctatttaatcATTCTACCAAAGTATGAGGATAAAGTACATGCAACTTTTGTCGAACATATGAAAATATGAGTAAAGTTTTTCGATTCGATCAAATCAAATTGTAAAACTAATGACAAATGTACCTTAGCAAACAATTTCACAATTAACATATATTGCATACTTAGTTATCAAATGTTTAAATTcatctttatgtttaaattcaaGAAAGATGAATGCACCAAACACATACATATGCAAAGTCACCAAAACTAAAACACTCACTATACTTGAATGGGATTCTAAATACCTCAAAACTATATAGAACAACCTAGTGGATCTTTAACatgaatcaaaatcaatttttacACAATCTCCAAAGTGGTGAGACTCGTGCTAataacgtgttatgaaataaagaataatgaaacaaccaaagagaataatagagaaaagaagaagaagagaagacaattgaacttaATTATAGTGCATATACAAATTATCtctacaacctctatttatatggttgtgagaataatggttacaaaaccaaacataaatagggGACAAAAGAGGTTATTGAATGAATTTGTAACCTATGGAGGttatggacatctaataatatCTGACTTTAATGTAGAATATTCATaacaaaattgacaaaatatttacaaaataaaataaaaatttagattCCATCAATATAACATTGATAGATGCTGATAGGtttctattaatttttttttcattgtcatTATTGATGTAGATTAATAAAAGTATATCATTGTCTACGAGTGTTTATTTCTAAAGTTTtgttatcattttttttaaaatatttttgtttattttaatatgtttgatttaatttacaaattttaaGTCAGATAAGATAGTTTTTAAATACTAATTTGAGATATAAGTTTCAttgtattattatatattagtTATTACtgtaaaaatgttttaaaaaaaagaccagccaaaacttttaaaatttatatattatatataaacaaatacattttttaaaaatctaacTCAGAATTCAAACCTTTGTTCGgaaaacataataaataaattgtgaGCAAAGAagtctaaattttaaaaagaaaaaaaaaatcattatcaAAGAGGCATTTACGATTTAACGTTActaattaaatttgtaattagACCCAATCCAGTGGCATGTTTGGACCTCATGGTTTTTGAgaaatttaatttcataattGGTTTCGAATTGAATtcaactatttttatttttctacaaGAAAGAACAATgattttgaattgaaattgaaagtaATTTAAAATCTCTCTATTTACTTTagaaagtttttaaaaaaaactaaaccaaGCCAAATTTAGAAGTTCATACCATTTAAAACAAGATTATTAAGTTAACCTCGTCATACTTTAAATTCCAATTAACACACCATAATTAAAAGTTTGTagtattattaaatttaagTGGTGGGTAAAtacataattttgttatttcattttgtgttgactaaaattattattattggaaaaaagaacatgaagtGCAGCACTCATATGGTAATCCATGTGTCAAGCATGTGCACATTCGTGACTAACAACTAAGCCTAGCTGCcttttttcataaaaagaataatcattactatttaaaaagtaaatttgcatcctattatatatatatatatatatatatatatatatatatatatatatatatatacaaacatGTTATTTTGATATGTAATTTATAGTTAATTCTAAGGATAGACTTCAACCTTAAACttcaaaattataattgttatatattATTTACTGAGTAATGCATAGGTTATAGATTGACAAATATATTTTGATgatgattttttctttcgaaaaTGACCatgaaaagataattatttgatATATTCTTCTAAAATAATTGGAAAGATAATAGTAGGTACTgaatttgtttttcttcataCAAACTGTTTGGtgttattcttttcaaaattgttttcaaGAACTACTTTGAATCATTTGTGTGAATGATAAAGTTATCATGAATTAAAGTTGCTTTTGTTTGACTTTActacaaaggaaaaaaaaaaaagaaaaaaccagaaaagaaaaaagcaatTTTTAGGGctggaattatatatatatagtaaggTGGGTGAGGGTAATTTTAAATAGTAGAAAAAGTTTTTCACCTCTAACAAATAATATGTTCTTttattcaattattttaatgaatTGACTTTATCAGATATTGaaaccaaaacaaaatttatagtttataattttggttgaataaataataattaatatttttttctaatattacaAAACATTAATTACATTACttggagaaaaaaaattgtacataataccaaatataacaaaactaatTAAAACATTTATCAATTATAGCTAAAGTTTAGATTTATTGTTGTCAATTAGAATCTCTAACGaaattttagtatatttttgggattgttttttcatttatatttcCTTATAATAGTTTCTAAAATACACAACACAGctctattatttaatatattttttttaaagaaaagttatTGTTTGTTTGGTTCATAAATATGACCAAAATAGGAAACAAGAGTGTCTACACACACTATATCTTCTAGATAATTTCAATTcaatctaaatttaaatttaaaaataattagtaattttatttttatattattgaaTTTTCATagtttatcattttttttaaatgtgtaGTAAAAGTTTGACATTACATCAACTGTTggttaaaaatatttacctATAGAAAATTAGGTAAGAATGATACCAAGAACAAAGACCAAATGGAACATTATTGATAATatctagaaaataaaaatgagatATAAGAGATTTGAATCCACGTTTCATggagaaaaatatatatatcatcaatATGAAAATTAACTTAGTTTCACAGTATTAATGTGTaacaatttatttaattttatttcatgTTCGTGAAATTgcttttaaaaatcaatttaatattATGAATATTGCATCTTAAAGTGTAAACTCAAGCATGGGATATTGAATTGATTGAGTGATTAAATGTGTGATTCATAGTGATTTaatacttatcaaaataattttaaggTTAAAATAACACTTTATTCCCGTTCATTCCATTTTAATTTATGTGTTTAATTTTATTCTCTTgcattttcaataaattttaaatttaattcatttattgttagattttttatttattatcattttcactataaattttaaaaaattattcgcACATTGTGTTTATTTCcatgaaaattattatgattatttaaTCAACATCAATAAAAATTGATCTTGAGAGATTAAATTGaagatttattaaaagtacAAGGATTGAAATTAAACATTTGAAAGTAGGGAATAAATTTTAAAGTAGAAGGAACGAAACGATAATTTAACctaattttaacaattttgaaatCACAATCAATACATTTATTAAGATTTAAGATTTGTTAAAAAGGTGGATCgtacaaaattaaaatagtcATACATTGTTGAGATTTAACGATTTATGAATATTTAAATTCTTACGTTATAAAAAtcttttagaaaacaaaattggtttttttttaaaaaaaaaaatccgagAGAGGAAACATTATTAGAAAAACACatttacccaaaaaaaaaaaaaagaagaagaagaagaagaagaaagaaagaaagaagaaaaatgaaaggcaGAGCATAACCAACCAAGTCGGTTTACTTGAAGAAATGggaaacaaataataataacaacaacaacaacaacaataaagaaataaagatttttttttttttttaaaaaaagggaaTGGTATTAATGTCTTAAGAGTAAATAGAAAGATAAACCAAAATCTAAATTGTTTCTGGGAGTGAGTTTTTTGTTAAATCTCCcctcttttcatcttcttcttcctcataaAACCCTCCCCTGTGTTTCACTTCCTCTGTGTGTTTTGAGTTTGTAATGAAGATATTTGAAATGGAGAAGAGAATAAGAATGGTGATTTTGTTGATTGGGTTTATTACGATGGGATTTGGAATTGGAGATGGAGAGACAGAATGCGATTTATACAGCGGGAAATGGGAATTGGATTCTTCGTATCCGATGTATAATTCATCGGAATGTCCATTCATAAGGAAGgaatttgattgtatcaaataTGGCCGGCCAGATCGTCTCTATCTTCACTTCAGATGGCAGCCATTGCACTGTGATCTCCCCaggttctctctctctctctatctacaatttcaaatttattgagGGTACTTTAGTCATTTTGAGTGTTCTTTTTTAAGtgtattaaaaataaatattattgtattttcttttttgtaaagttacttttcttttttctttttcaaaaaataagaCTCTTTCATTCTGTTTAGAGATGTCCAACAATGTGAGATGGAGTTGAGGATGTGTTTAGTATACATTCTCAAGGGCTTAATTTAAAACATAGATTTTAGATAAAATTAGAGTGTCAAATTTGGGCCAACCTAAATGGAGTTGTAGAATATGAatgtttatattattatttgctTTAACAGGAAGgattttataagaaaaatatttatatttattatttttattgatgatttccttaattatttttttggGAATTAATAAGGTTATTTAGTGCATATATTTGGAATTAGTTGCTAAGCTAGTAGGAAAAAAGTTTGTAtctttatttaaaaaagttgCAACAATTTAGtttaggttttctttttttcgtgAAATTATTGTTAAGATCCAATGAAATTTGTTATGAATGTAGAAGTAGGAGTATTGTTAAGATCCATCGCTATGAATGTAGATGTATTGAGTTGTTACATGATAGAATTTGATTGTTGCTTTTTATGGGATTaaaatttttactattttatagTATAGATTAacttattattataaatttgatgggttaaaataattctttatcataaaagaaattttgagaaaaattaGATTTTGATAATTGATTTTGAaggaatttttttcttttactattttagtagtagattaaattattaatataaatttgataGCTTTAAATAATTCTtgcttataaattttttttaaaagaagttgaagatttttaaacttttattttattcttttgaaaaaaaaaaaaatctctttttttcctttttaatatatatttttttataattatgacTTGCAAGTCTTAACTAAATTAATGTATAATTGAAATTATTATATTAACACGTCAAGACAtgattttcaaaaaagaaaagagagaatggATTTAAACAATCCTTTTAATAAATTCATGTAATAATAGTAaacaatatattcttttttaaaaaagtaatggAGTTGAATATTGtcatcaaatattaatttattttttctttaagaaacaaacaattagaatacatttatatttattattattaaatgaatCTTGTTTTACAAATGTGATCATAAAAATGATTATATGGGTGCTGTGTGGTTTAGGGTTTTGATAATTTTAAATGGCTAGAATTTCACAAATATTGgcattttttcttataaaattgataaaataataTCATATCTTGAGAATGTTTTCGTTATATCTCACTCGTTGTGttctaagaaaaaaattatatatcaCATGGGAGTCCATTtaattatgtattttatttataaaattaccAGAAGGAATTACATTagactttttaattttatttatttatttttgttgtaaTCTTTATAGTAATTTTCTAATCTTTAATAATTCAtaatactttttaaaactttcctttttctcaaaaaaaaaaaaatacattttctaAAATCCATCCATCTTAACAATAACTCACCCCGTTAAtaactatttagttttttttttaaattaaatatatactcTATGAACTAAAAATTTATGTGTTTTATATTATAGTATAATGATGTTATTgtgttgaaatgaaaaaaaaaaaaaaaaacacagatTTGATGGAGAAGATTTGTTGGAGAGATTTAGAGGGAAGAAGATAATGTTTATTGGAGATTCAATAAGCTTAAATCAATGGCAATCACTTATATGTTTGCTTCATGCTGCACTTCCTAATTCCACCATTGTTCAACAATCCAATGACACCACTCGTACTATTCAATTCAAGGTTAGTTTACTCCAAAACCCTTCAATCTATCTTTTCTAATCGCTACACCCCAATGACATAAATAATTCAAGTTataaattttacttttcttttttaatgctTCCTTTCTTTTGACTTTGTCTAGattcaatataaatatatatttatttattttaattgagattcaattttgaattctttttataacgtttttgtttctgttttatTAAAAATGACTAAGTTGTCTGTTTCTTTTTATATGattcttattgaaataataTTTAACTATGTTTGTATATTTTGtccaataaaaaaatatatataaaggaagaaaacgatatttttaaatataacaaaatgaatcaaaatatttataaatatagcaaattttaatttttaccaCTAATAGAAACCAATATCTATCGGTATATATCATTGATGAACATTGATATTTTTGTCGTATTTGTAAATGTTTTCAAcaaatttgtcatttaaaagaaattacTTTGACAAAATAATGTACTTATTGTTTTTATGAATGTTCTAAATCTAAAATGGGTTTAAAAAATAATCTAGAACTTAAGAATTTTAATGCTCTTTTCAAATATACATATCAAagtgaatcaaaatatttataaatacaacaAACTATGTCTCTATAATCTATGATAGGTagtgaaattttgctatatttgtaaatattttgagcAATTTTATCACTTAAAACAATTATTCAAGATGATGTATAAAATTAGatgattaaaattaaatattgaaaagTAGAAATGAGAAGTAAGGATGAGACGTCTAAAAGTAAAAACAGATTATTCCATATAGGATGAGAGAaagatttgatttaatttttcaggaataTGGGACTTCAGTGATGCTATTTCTAAGTCATTACTTGGTTGatattgaagaagaaaaagggatCGGAAGAGTTTTGAAGCTTGATTCAATCAAAAGTGGAGATATATGGAAGCAAATGGatgttttaattttcaatacTTGGCTTTGGTGGTACCGCAAAGGATCTGGACAACCGTACGTAAACCTCTCCCTACCCTCTTTTAGGGTTTTAAAAGTCGGTTTGGTTGGTTCGGTTTAGTTTTTGTTACGCTCTATCTTAACCTATGTAATTATGGCTATATTTTGTCTTCtcttttaaaatatgtttgtaGATGGGATTACATTCAAGTTGGCAATGAAAGAGTGAAGGATATGGATAGAATGGAAGCTTTTAGACATGGATTACAAACATGGGCAAATTGGGTTGATTCACAAGTTGATACAAACAAAACCAAAGTCTTCTTTCAAGGAATTTCTCCATCTCATTACAagtaagtatatatatatatatatatatatatatatatatatatatatatatatatatatatatatatattattttttcaatCTCTGTCCTCTCTtta containing:
- the LOC103483016 gene encoding protein trichome birefringence-like 38 codes for the protein MKIFEMEKRIRMVILLIGFITMGFGIGDGETECDLYSGKWELDSSYPMYNSSECPFIRKEFDCIKYGRPDRLYLHFRWQPLHCDLPRFDGEDLLERFRGKKIMFIGDSISLNQWQSLICLLHAALPNSTIVQQSNDTTRTIQFKEYGTSVMLFLSHYLVDIEEEKGIGRVLKLDSIKSGDIWKQMDVLIFNTWLWWYRKGSGQPWDYIQVGNERVKDMDRMEAFRHGLQTWANWVDSQVDTNKTKVFFQGISPSHYNGNEWNEPGVRNCFKETTPINGSTYPGGLPAASWTLEKVLSEVTKPIHVLNITTLSQLRKDAHPSSYNGFKGMDCTHWCIAGLPDTWNQLLYATLISSNTVHIYTN